The sequence below is a genomic window from Sorangiineae bacterium MSr12523.
ATCAGAGCAGGTTCGCGGCCAGCTCGGCGAGATCGCTGCGCTCGCCCTTGGCAAGAACGATGTGGCCGGCGAGGCGCTCGCCGCGGAATTTCGCGGCGGCGATGGTGAGGCCATTGGATGCGCTGTCCACGTACGGATTGTCGATCTGGCCGGGATCGCCCGTGAGGACGATCTTCGTCCCGTCACCTGAACGCGTCACGATGGTTTTGACCTCGTGCGGCGTCAGGTTCTGCGCCTCGTCGACGATCATGAATTGCTGCGGCAGGGAGCGCCCGCGGATGTACGTCAACGGCTCGACTTGAATTTGCCCGCTCTCGAGGAGCTCGGCGTAAACCCGGGGTCCTTTTCGTGCGCCGCTCGAAAAGAGGAACTCCAGGTTGTCGAAGATGGGCTGCATCCAGGGGTTGAGCTTCTCGTCGACGTCGCCGGGGAGGAATCCGATGTCGCGGCCCAAGGGCATGACCGGACGCGAGACCAGCATCCGCGTGTAGATGCCGTCTTCGACCGTGCGCTTCAAGCCGGCGGCCAGCGCCAGCAGCGTCTTGCCCGTGCCCGCCTTGCCGACGAGCGTGACCAGGCGGATCGACTCGTCGAGCAGCAGGTCGATGGCAAAGCTTTGCTCTTTGTTGCGCGGGCGAACGCCCATGACCCCCTCGCGCGGGGTCCGCAGGGCGCAGACTTCGCGCTTCGTGGCATCGTAGCGCCCCAGCGCCGTGTGCGAGGGGTTGGAGCGGTCGCGCAGCAAGATGCAGGTGTTGGGCTGCAGGTCGTCGAAATTCGTCGGGGTGTAGCGCCCGTCGTGGAAGAAATTGTCGATCTCGCCGCTGTCGACCTCGAGCTCCTTGATGCCGGTGTCGAGTTGGTCGTCTTCGACGCGGACGTTCTCGTAGGTCTCGGACACCATGCCGAGCGCATCGGCCCGGATGCGCAAGTTGGTATCCATCGTGACGAAGATGGTGGGCCGCCCTCCGTCCTGCTCCCGCACGTCGAAGGCCGTCTGCAAGATGGCCTGGTCCATGGCCGCCTTGTCGATGGCGCTGGGCAGCTCCGGCCGCTGGGCGGGGACGGCCACGCGCAGGCTCCCGCCCGAATCGAGCGTCACACCCTTGGCAAGCGACCCGCCCTTTTCGCGCAACTCGTCGAGCACGCGGGCAATCTGGCGCGCATTTCGGCCGCGTTCCGAGCCCTCCCTCTTGAACTGGTCGACCTCCTCGATGACGTAGATCGGGATGATGACGTTGTTGTCTTCGAAGCGGAAGACGGCGCGCGGATCGTGCAGGAGGATGTTCGTATCGAGGACGTAGTTTTTCTTCATGTTCGTGGAGCGCGGGCGTTCTCGCCGGCTAGGACCCCTTGCCTTTTTTGGAGCGTACCTCAAGTTCCAGCGCCGTTTCTGCTAAGATTTTACCGACCGAGAATGCTGGCCGCGTGGCTGAGACAGGTCGATCCGCTGCTGCGCGAGCTTTCGCAACGCGTTACCCTTTTGGGAGCAGCGACCCCAGCCAACGCACGCGAAGAACGCGTACGCCTGCAAGCATTGGCCGCCTCGGGAAAAGATGCCGTTCCCGCATGGGAATACGTGCCGCGCGACATGTCCGTGCTGCGCCGCCAATTGGATGCAGTTGCATCTGCGTTGCGGGAAGTGCAGACCGAACCGCTGGCCGATCTCTACATGGCGCGCGTGCAAGAGTGGCGGCTCGAGGCTCGACTTTGCGAATGCGTCGGCACCCAGGAAGCAGGCTCACTCGCCGCACGAAGGTTCGCCTCGTTCGATGACGACACGGAGGCCGCCGCCGATAGCCTTGCCGAGAGCTGGATGGAGGGTTCGGGCCCGGAATCGGAGGGCGATCTGCTCGAAACCGACTCCCCTGCCCCCGAGTCCCTTTTGTCCCTGTTGCAGGCCGAAATAGGCCGCCGCCGCATTCCTTTTGCGGTCGTCGTGCACCCGCACCTGTCGGCGCTGGCGGCGACGGGCCATCGAACCGTGTTGGTCGCGGCCGGAAGGCGCATCAGCCCCGAGACGGCGCACCGCACGGTGCTGCACGAAATCGAGGGCCACGTTCTCCCGCGGGCGCGGGCGGCGCATGCACCCCTCGCGCTCTTCTCGGTGGGCACGGCCCGAAGCTCCGATGAGCAGGAGGGCTATGCCCTCTTCCTCGAAGATCGACACCACTTCCTCTCGCCGTCACGACGGCGCGAGCTCGCCGGTCGCTACCTCGCCGTGCGCGGCATGCGCCAGGGCGCCACCTTCGTCGAGGTGGTGCGCTATCTCGCCGGCGCAGGCATCGACCCGCGCGACGCCGTCGTCATGGCCGAACGCGCCTTTCGCGGCAGCGATGGCACGTTCCCCGGCCTGGGTCGCGAACGCGTTTACCTCGAGTCGTACCTCCGCGTGCGCGCGCACTTGGACGAAGCTCCCGACGATGAAGCCGTGCTCGCCTCCGGCCAGCTCGCCCTCGACGCGGTGGAGACGCTCAGGCCTTGGTGCGCTTTGCCTTAGGCCTCGGTGCGCTGCTCGCGAGCGTCATCGCGCGGAGCGTCTCCATCACGTCCGACACGATGGTCTTCGAGCCTGGGGCCAACTTGGTCGCTTCGACCTGCGGCATCTCTTCGGGGAGCTTCATCCCGACGCACCCGTCGAGCAGCAGGCACGCGAGCCCGTGCACCACGGACCACCCGAACACGATGAGCGCCTTCTCCGAAGGCTCCGCCGGTAGGCCTTCCGCCATGCACCCGTGCACGATCTCGAGCAGCCGATCGAAGGCCTGTTGACCGCACTCCTTCAGGTGCGGGAATCGATCGATGTCCACGAAGTCACGCCGGAACATCACCCGAAATTGCGCGGGATGCTGGTAGGCAAAGCGCACGTAGGCCTCCCCTGCCGCCGCCAGCCGGTCCACCGCGCGCTCCCCAACGTCGCGCACCGAGTCGATCTCGCGATCGAGCAGGATGAAGCCCTGCTCCGCCACCGCGGCAAGGATCGACTCCCGATCCGGAAAATAGTGGTACGGCGCCTGGTGGCTCACACCGGCCCGACGTGCCACCTCGCGCATGCTCAGACTTGCGAGGCCGCCTTCGTCGATCAATTGCACGGCCGCCTCGAGAACGCGGGCCCGCACGTCATCCTCGAACTCGAGCTGCTCTGCGGTTTGGGTCTTGGATCGTCGGGCCATTACGTCAGGGGTCATTGCCATATCAAAAAAATCTTCGGACGCCGAGCACCCGCACGAAACGTGACTCGGTGCCTTGACATTGTCAAGGTCACTATCTAGACACTGTCAGTAGACACTGTCTGGGAGGCGCTTTCATGCGTGCGCGCATTTACTTTGGTCTCTTTTTCATGGGAACTCTTGCCGCCGCGGCATCGATCGCGGGCTGCCAAGGCGCGCCGCGCGAGGCGGTGGCGGCGGAACGCAACCAACCGCCGCTCGTGGCGGTGCGTCTCACACCCGTCCAGCGCGGCCCCGTTTCACGGCCGGTGCGCGGGGCGGGCGTGGTGAAGCTCAAAAACGAGGCGGATCTGTCCTTCAAGGTGGGCGGCGTCGTGACCGCGGTCCTCGTGGAAGAAGGCGCGCGCGTGCGCCGCGGGCAGGTGCTCGCTCGCATCGATCCGACGGAGACCGAGGCCGCGCTGCGCCAAGCTCAAGAGGCCTCCGCCCGCGCCGAACGCGATGTCGAACGCGCGCGCAAGCTCGTCGCGAGCAACGCCGTCCCGGTGATCGAGCTTCAGAACGCAGAAACCGCGGCGGCGTCGAGCAAGGCCGCCGTCGATGCCGCGGCCTTCAATGCCCAGCGCACCGTCATCGTCGCGCCGGACGACGGCCGCGTGGAAAAGCGCACCGTCGATCCAGGGGAAATTGCCGCCCCCGGCGTGCCGGTCTTTCACGTGAGCGGCCGTTCGCGCGGCGCCGTCGTGCGTGTCGGCCTCACGGATCGCGACGTTCTCCGTGTGACGCTCGGCGACGAAGCGCGCGTGATGCTCGACCTTTTCCCCGACGCTCCGGTGACGGGCAAGGTGACCCAGATTGCCGCATCGGCCTCACCGGCCACGGGCACGTTCGACGTGGAGGTCGCGGTCGATCCCACGGCCAAGATCCTCTCGGGCATGACCGCCAAAGTCGAGATTGCACACGTCGAGCGAGATCTCGCAACGGTGCCCATCGCCGCGCTCACCGATGGACGTGGGGATGCGGCCTCGGTGTTCGTCGTCGACGACAAGGTCGCGCGCCGAGTACCGGTCAAGGTGGCATTTTTGAGCCAAGACCGCGCGGCGTTGCTCACGCGCCTCGAAGGGCATGAGCGCGTCGTGGAAGCCGGCGCCGCCGACCTCGACGATGGCACGGCCGTGCACGTGTTGCCATGAGTGAATTCGCCGTCCGCCGCTGGCAATTCACCTTGGTGGTGTTCCTCGCGCTCGCCGCGCTGGGGATCAACTCGCTCATCACCATCCCCAAGTCCGAAGATCCGACGTTCCCCATCCCGACCTTCGCCGTCATCGGTGTCTTGCCCGGCGCGACGCCCGTCGATGTCGAGCGCCTGGTGATCGATCCCATCGAGACGAAGCTCAAGGCCCTCGACGACGTGAAGTCGATCAAGACGGACATCGAGGAGAGCCTCGCGTACCTGCGCATCGAGTTCATCGCCGAAGCAGATGCCGATCGCAAACGCGACGAGGTGCTGCGCGAGGTCAACGCACTGCGACCGACCTTGCCCGCCGAGCTGGTGCGGCTCGACGTGAAGCAGTTCAATACGAAAAACGTGAACATCGCGGAGTTCGCGCTCCTGTCGGACAGCGCGAGCTACCACGAGCTCGACGGCGTTGCCCGCGCGCTCAAGCGGCGGCTGGAGAACGTCGCCGGCGTGGGCGAGGTCGAGACAGCAGGCTTGCCCAAGCAGGAGGTCACCGTCGCGCTCGATCTGGAGCGCATGGTCGCCCTGGGCATCTCCCCCGCCGAGGTGCTCGACACCGTAGGGGCCGAAAGCAAGAACATCCCCGCCGGCAGCGTGGAAACCGGACCGCGCCGCTTCAACGTGAAGACCAGCGGCGACTACGCCTCCGTGGAGGAGGTGCGCAACACCATCGTGCGCAGCGCCGGCGGAAGCAGCGTACGCGTGGGCGACGTCGCCGAGGTCTCGCTGCGCGAGGTGGAGGGCTCGTCGGTCGCGCGCTTCGACGGCAAGCGCGCGGTGCTCGTGGCGGCCAATCAGAAAGAGGGGCAAAACGTCTTCGACGTCAAAAAGGGCATCGACCACGAAGTGGCGTCCTTCGAAAAGACGCTGCCCAAAGGCATCACCCTGACGCGCGGCTTCGATCAATCGCAGAACGTCGGGCATCGTTTGCACGGCTTTTCGCGGGACTTCGTGCTGGCGATTGCGCTCGTGCTCCTCACGCTGTTGCCGCTCGGCCTGCGCGCATCGGCCGTGGTGATGATGTCCATCCCGCTGAGTTTGACCATCGGCGTCTTCTTCTTGAAGGCGACCGGCTTTTCGATCAACCAGCTCAGCATCGTCGGGTTCGTGCTCGCCCTCGGCTTGCTCGTGGACGATTCGGTCGTCGTGGTGGAGAACATCACACGGCATCTGCGCGAGGGCAAGGCGCCGCGGGAGGCCGCCATCGCCGCGACGAAGCAGATCACCTTGAGCGTGCTCGGTTGCACGGCGACCCTGATTTTCGCCTTTCTTCCGCTGCTGGCCCTTCCCGGCGGGCCGGGGCAGTTCATTCGCAGCATGCCGGTGGCCATCATCTTCACCATCGGCGCATCCCTCCTGGTGTCGCTCACCATCGTGCCGTTTCTTTCGAGCCGCATCCTCGTGGCCGAGGGCGAACACGGGAACATCTTCCTGCGCGCGATGACCTGGGCCATCGAGGGCACGTACCGGCGTGCGCTGGTGAAGGCCGTGGCCTTCCCCAAGACGACCCTCGTGATTGCCGCCGCGCTGTTCGTGGGCAGCTTGGGCCTGGTGCCGCGCATCGGCTTCAGCCTCTTTCCCAAGGCCGGCGTCCCGCAATTCATGGTCGAAGTGGAGGCCGCGGAGGGCGCGAGCATGCCCGAGACCGATCGCGCGGCGCGCTTCGTGGAGGAGGTGCTCGCGCGGCATCCCGAGGTGACGAAGGTCGCCACCACCATCGGGAAGGGCCACCCGCAGATTTACTACAACGTGGCCCCGCGCAACGAGAAGGCCAACGTGGCCGACGTCTTCGCCGAGCTTCGCACCCGCGGCGACGGCAACACGCGCCTCTTGGAGCAAATCCGCCTCGAGCTGCGCGAATACGCAGGCGCGCGCCTCGACTTGAAGGAGTTCGAGAACGGTCCGCCGCTGGATGCCCCCATCGCGATTCGCTTGCTCGGCAGCGATCCCGAGGCGCTGGAGAAGGGTGCGGCGCAGGTGGAGCAGATCCTCCGCAGCACGGACGGAACGCGCGACGTGCGCAATCCCTCGCGGGAGCGCCGCACGGATTTGCGGGTGCACGTGGACCGCGACAAGGCGGCCGTTCTCGGCATCGCCGTCGCCGACGTGGATCGCGCCGTGCGCCTCGCCGTCGGCGGCATTGCCGCGGGCAAGTACCGCGAGGACGGCAGCGAGGAGGCATACGACATCCGCGTCACGTTGACGCGCGATCGCGATGTGGTGCCGGCCGCAGCCCCGGGTCTGGGCGTGCTCGATCGCCTCTACGTCGCGACGACGAAGGGCATGCCGCTGCCGCTTTCGCAGGTGGCCACGTTGGCGCTCGAGCCCTCGCCGACGAAGATTCGGCACTACCAGAAAGAGCGCAGCGTGACGGTCACCGCCTACGTGCGGGAGGGATTCAACACGGACCGGCTCACCAAGCAAGTGCTCGCGCACTTGGAAGGTCCCGGTGCGATTCAGCTACCCGCGGGCATTCGATTCATGCCCGCCGGCGAAATCGAGAGCCGCCAGGAGAGTTTCGGTGGCTTGGGAACGGCCATCCTCATCGCGGTGTTCGGCGTGCTGGCCGTGCTCGTGCTGGAGTTCCGCACCTTCAAGAGCACCCTCATCGTGGCCTCCGTCATTCCGCTGGGCATCATCGGCGGCCTGGTGGCGCTGTACGTGAGCGGCAACACGCTGTCCTTCACCGCGAACATCGGCTTCGTGGCCCTGATGGGCATCGAGGTGAAGAACTCGATTTTGCTCGTGGACTTCACCAACCAATTGCGCGAAGAGGGCGTCCCCATCGACGAAGCCATTCGCCGCGCCGGAGAAGCCCGCTTCGTGCCCATCCTTCTCACCACGCTCACGGCCATCGGTGGCTTGGTCCCGCTCATCCTGGAACACTCGAGCCTGTATTCGCCCCTCGCCATCGTGCTGCTCGGCGGGCTTCTGAGCTCGACGTTCCTCGCCCGCGTGGTGACGCCTGTACTCTACAAGCTTCTCGCCCCCGAGATCGAGGTGCGCTCCGACGTGAGCACGACGAGTGGCGCTTCGGTGGAGCAGCCGATGCGGAATGGGAACCAGTCGCCGAATCCGGAGGTGGTGTAAAGGCGGGAGGTGCCCCGGCGGTAAGCGCCCCAGAGGTAACCGTCGGGCCACAAAGGCTCGAAGGCGCTCTTGCCGTTGAAGCCGATTTGGCCTCCGTGGGTATGGCCCGAGAGCGTGAGGTCGACGCCGTGGCGGGCGGCGGGATCGAAGCCCTCGGGCCGATGGGAGAGCAGGAGACGAAAAGCGTCGCTCGGCGCATCGCCCAGGGCGCGGTCGATGGAGCCTTCTAGGAAGGGCTGTATGTTCGTGCGGATGACCACCGGGTCGTTCGCACCGGCGACGTAGAGGCTCGCGCCGCCGACGCGGAGTGTGGTGCCGGTGTCGACCAAAAGCGGCACCGGGCTCGCATCGAAGATGGCGCGCGCTCGACGGACGTCGTGCAGGTACTCGTGGTTGCCGAGCGATGCAAGGACGCCGCAGCGCGCACGGAATTGGTGCGCGAGATGCAGCGCGGGACCGAGCTGGTTCAGGTCGTCGGCGATGTCGCCGGTGAAGACGATCAGATCGGGGCGGCGCGTGAGGCCTTCGAAAAAGCGCTCCAGATCGCGCACGTTGCGCGCGGCACCGAGGTGCAGATCGCTCAGTTGGAGGATGGAGAATCCTTCCAACGCGGGATGCAACTGTCGCAGCTTCGGAAACGTCACCGGGATGGTTCGAAGGGCGGTCGGCGTGACCGCCGCCGAAAAGCCACCCGCCGCCGTGCCCATCGCACCGAGGGGAACCATGGCCGTCGCCGCACCGACGAACGCGCGACGCGACATGAGGGGTGCATGCGACGGGGCCGGCGGCGCCTTGCGAAGGAGCGCAAACGCGAACACGACGCGCACGAGCGCCGCAAGCGGCAAGCTGGCCACGCCGAAGCCCGTCACGATCAGCCCCACCGAGGCAACGATGGCGCCCCAATACGAGACGACGAACCAGTCGAGACCGACCGACCACGCCGCATGCGCTGCGAGCAATATGGCAAAGACGGCGACGTAGGCGAGGCGCAGACCGCGCCGCCGCCACGCGGCGCGGTGCAGAACGCGAAGGAAGACCGCGCCGAGCAGCGCGAGGATCGAACAGAGTGACAGCGATTGCGTCAGCGACAAGAAAGGCCACATCTCGGGTTTCCTCTCAGAGTGAATCGATCTCGGCGCGCAAAGTTGCCTCGGCGTGTTCGTCGTCGCTTCGCCGTTTGAAGCGGGTGGCGAGGTACACGAGCCCCACCACCGCGGCGCCCACCGCGATGACCACGCCGAAGAACACGCCCTCGGTCTTCTCGGCGCGGTCCACGAGCTCTCCGTCGATGCCCTGACGCTCGCGGATGGCCGGTGTGGCCCGCAGAACCACCGCGGGACCATCCCACCGGAGACCGAGCAACTTTCCCTCGTTCAAGGCCGCGCGGTACGTCGTGTGCGGGATATCGCCCAGGGTGATGGCCATCGCCGTCGCACGCGAATGCGGATCGAGCGACGTTCGCGGCTCGAAGGAGACGTCCTCGCTGGCGAAGGCCACCACGTGCGTATCGACGTGCTCGAGCAAGGGCGGCGTGACGCGCGCGTCCGAGCCGCGGCGCACGTTCTTCGTGCGCACCGAGAAGGAGATGGGGCCCGTGGCGACGCGTTCGGGCTGGTAGATGGTGACGCCGACGATGCGGCCGTCCCGTTCGATGGGTGCTTGCCGGCGTTTGACGGCGTCCACCAACGTCGAGCCTTCGGGCAGCGGGTACGCGAAGTCCAACGCCACCCACGATGCGTCGTCGTGCATCACGGTGCACGTGACCTTCGAGTCCCAGACGAGCTCCTCGCCGTTCGAGACCACCGTTGCGACATACACGGCAGGATGGCAGTCGATCATTGCTCGCTCTCCATCGGCTTGACGCCGTCGATGCCGCGCTCGATCAGGGTTCGCTCCTGCAGAATCGGCGTGGAGATCGAGGCGAGCTGAAAGAGCGCGGCGCCTTGCAGAACGAGCAACAACGCCACCGGCACGACGAATGGCACCCATGTTCCACCCGCGGCCAGCTTGGAGAGCACCCGCAGGAAAATCGCGAACGATACGCCGATGGCCACGGCCAACGAGGCGACGGCGACGACCGGCCCAGCCCACGCGCTCGAATATTGATAAAGCGCCACGATGGGCGACAGAAGCGCCAGCACCAAGGAGCCGGTGAACGTCGCCGCCGCGTGACCGAGCACCAGATCGGAGGCGCGCCCCGTGGTCGAGGTCAGACGAAAGACGAGAAGCCCCAGCGGGAGCGCCGCCAGCACCGACGCCAAAAGAAGGAGCGGCACCTTGAACGCACTGTCCAGGCCGAAGTGCGCCTGATGGCTGCCCGCGGCGATTCCCCAGACTCCCGCGAGAACCAATGCCCCCAAGAACGCCATCGACGAAAGAAAGATGCGCTGCGCACGGCCAATCTCGGGCCGCGTGCCCGCACGGGAAGGACCAACGACATCGACGAGCTGCGAAAAAGCCTGCATGGTGAAACCTCCTTGCAGTCCCCACCGTGCAGCCCGCCCATGAACGCCCGGCGCACGCGCCCCGAACGCGGGATGAAACGCATGTGAAAACGGTGTGAAAGCCCCGTCGCCTACGCGAGGCGCGGCAGGCGCACCTCGAAGGTCGCGCCGCTTTCCGGCGTGAGCACGGCCACGCGGCCGCCGTGGGCCTCGGCCACCGCCTTCACCAGCGAGAGCCCGAGCCCCGTTCCGCGCTGCCGCCCGCGCGTCGTGAAGAAGCGCGTGAACACCTTCGCGCGATCCTCGGGCGCGATGCCTGGGCCGCTGTCGCGAATGGCCACGATGATCTCCGTGCTCGTCACCGCCATGGCCAGCACCACTTGGCCGCCTGGACCTGCGAACGACGCCGCGTTCTCCAGAAGCTCGCCAAAAAGCGCGTCCAGCCTGTGGGCCACCCCACGCACCATCGCCGGCGTTGCGTTCGCGGCCTCGCCCTTCAAGGCAAAGCTCACCTGCGCGTGGCGTGGATCGTCGCGCAGGCTCTCCACCAGCCCGCGCACCAGCGCCGTCAGGTCCACGTCCGAGCGCTCCTCGTTGGGCATGCCCGCCTCGGCACGCGCCAGCTCCAGGAACTGCGTCACCAGCCGATCCAGCTTGCTCGTGCTCTCACGCAGCACCCGCGAAAGACGCTCCGCACGCTGCGCATCGGCGCCCTCCGCCAGCGTGTCGGCCGCAGCACGAACGGCGGCCAGCGGATTCTTCATCTCGTGCACCAAATCGGCCACGAACGCCTCGTTGTCCGCGCGCTTCTTCTCCAGCGCCATGAGCAACACGTTGAACGCATCCGCGAGCACACCCACTTCGTCGCGCCGCTCGGGCAGAAGCTTCGCATCGGGGCTCTCCGCCGTGGCCTTGGCCAATGCCTGCCGCCGCAGGGTTTCGATCGGCCTCACCACCCGGCTGCCCATGTAGAAGGCCAGCGCCAAGGCCATCGGAAAAACGACGACCAACGACAGCCGAAACAGGTGCTCGCGCAGCGCATACACCTCCAGCACCGCGCGGTTCGAGCTTCGCTGCACGTGCACGATGCGGTGCGCACCGTCGTGCGGCGTCACGTAGATCGCTTGGCAAAGCACCAGCGGCAGATAATCGCAGCCCACGTACTTCCCTTCCGTGGAGCGCTTCGCCTCGATGACCTCCGCACGCGCCATCATCGGCCCGAGTTGCTCGTCGAACTCGCGCAACGTCGGCGCGTCTTTCGCACCGAGAAAGAAGGCCTCCATGTGGCTCCCAGGATCGCCCGGCGCATCCTCGTCCACGTCGACCAGCGTGCTTCCCTGGGCGTCGAGCACGCGAAGCCGCACCTTGTACTCACGCGCGAGCCGCTCGAGCTCGGGCGCATTCTCCAGCAGGGGCACCGCAGCCTCCGCCGCGTCGCGAACACTGCCCCACATGTGGCCTTGCACGTTGCGATCGACCTGACTCCACGCGAAAACGAGGAGCGACGGCGCCACGGCCGCCGCCATAATCGCCATCATCACGCGCAGCCGCAGCGAAAAACGCCGCCTCTGACGCGGCAGAAGCCCCGTGTCGCTCATCGCGGGGCGCGAAGGCGGTAGCCGGCGCCGACCACCGTCTCGATGGCGTCGAACCCGGGATCGATCGCCTCCAGCTTGCGCCGCAGCCGGCGCACGTACGTATCGATGATGCGCTCCACCACGACCGAATCGTCACCGCGCACGATCTCCAGCAGCCGGTCACGGGAGAGCACGATGCCCGGCTTGCGCGCGAAGGCCTCCAGCATGCGAAACTCGGTCAAGGTCAGCGACAAGAGCGTCCCCTTGAAGTGCGCCTCGATGCGCTCGGCGTCGATGATCAACTCGCCCACGCGCACCTGGACTGCATCCCGCAGCGCACGCGATTCGACCAACCCGCCCCGCCGGAGCGCATCGCGCCGGAGCAACGCCGTCACCCGCGCCAGGAGAATGCGCGTGCTGAACGGCTTGGCGATGTAGTCGTCCGCGCCCAGCTCGAGGCCCAGCGCCTCGTCGATCTCGTTGTCGCGCGAGGTCAGCAGCAGAATGGGCACGGGATCGCCCTGCGCGCGCAGGCGCCGGCAGAGGGCGAAGCCATCGAGCCGCGGCATATTGACGTCGCTCACGATCGCGTCGGGCGCATCGCGCGCCACGGCATCGAGGCCCGACAGGCCATCGACGGCCGTCGTCACGGAATGCCCCGCGTCCGCGAAGGCCATGGTGAGAACCTCGAGAAGCGCTTCGTCGTCGTCCACCAGGAGGATGCGGGGCATGAGGGATTAGGGATCACCCTAACCCCTAACCCCCAATCCCTCACCCCTTACCGCGCACGCAGACGTTTTCGGACACGGTTTTGCTGCCATATTGATAGATGGCACGGCATTCGTAGTCCTTGCGGCACGATCCGGGGACGCTCGGGTTGCACTTGGGCAGGCAGTAGCCACCCTGCTCGCCGAAGTCGGCGCAGAACGATTCGGGTCGCCCCACCTCGCTCGGGCAGCCATCGGTGCAGGAGGCGATGCACATCCCGCCGTTCGGAAAGCTGGTTGCACACGTCGCGCCCGGTGCGATGCAGTTCGAATCACCCTTGCAGGCCTCGCCGATCCACGCGCCCTGGCCACCGCCGCCGGTGGGGCCGATGTATTGGAGAAACGCCGCGTAATTCTGCCAGATGTTCCAGAAGAGCCAGATATCGCCCTTGCCGGCGCTCACCGCGGGGTTCTCCTGGTAGAGCGCGGCCGTCGATGCATCTTTCGGCGTCACTTTCTGGTTATCGAGCGTGGTCGAGGCCCGGCCCGGAGCCCATCCGCCCGCCGTCTCACCGCCACTGGCAATGGCATCCAGGTTTTGCCGAAGCTTGCGCGCCAGGCAGTTCGCCTGCCGATCGAAGCCCGCCTGCGCGGGATCGCACGTCGTATCGCTCGAACAGCCGCAGCGAAACGCGTACTCCACCCGCGACGCCGGAAAAGGATAAAACTGCGTCCCGACGAGCCCTTGGAGCGCCTGCGCGCGGACGATCATCACGAACGGGTTGATGCGATTGGCCACAGCCGCACGGTAAATCGCGTCCGAAGCGCGCACGCCGTTCGACTGGTACGTGGCGAGAAAGCTCGGCCGTCGATACGGCGTTCGCTCGAAAAAGCGCTGAATCGCGGCCGCGTCGAAGGCCTGCGTATCCTCGAGAACCGCCGGCTCCATGATGGAGTTGGCGTCGAACTTCGCGTCCTCCAACGTGACCAGATCGCTCGCCTCGAGCGGAGAGTCTTCGGACGATTTCGCGCAGCCCACCTCGATCGACGAGAGCAACGTCAACAGCGCAAGCAACGTCAGCGAACGGACAAGCTTCGGGTACGTCAAGAGTTCACCCCGACACGAAATGATGCCGCGACCCACGCGGCCGTGCCAGATACGGCCGCGATCCACCTGCTACCGTGTGTGCACGGGTATCTGCCACCAATCGGTACCGCCGCGGTTGTCGTGCACCACGATGAACATGGTGCCCTCGATGGGATCGTTGGCCGCCTTGTACTTGTTCTCGGCGCCGGACACCTGGCCCTTGGTCGCATCCCAGAGAAGCCGCGACTCGCCATCGAGTTGCCCGATGTCGGCGTAGTAGGCCGCCCAGATCTGCTCGTGCCGATCGCCCTCCTGCACCTCCCAGGAAGA
It includes:
- a CDS encoding efflux RND transporter permease subunit, yielding MSEFAVRRWQFTLVVFLALAALGINSLITIPKSEDPTFPIPTFAVIGVLPGATPVDVERLVIDPIETKLKALDDVKSIKTDIEESLAYLRIEFIAEADADRKRDEVLREVNALRPTLPAELVRLDVKQFNTKNVNIAEFALLSDSASYHELDGVARALKRRLENVAGVGEVETAGLPKQEVTVALDLERMVALGISPAEVLDTVGAESKNIPAGSVETGPRRFNVKTSGDYASVEEVRNTIVRSAGGSSVRVGDVAEVSLREVEGSSVARFDGKRAVLVAANQKEGQNVFDVKKGIDHEVASFEKTLPKGITLTRGFDQSQNVGHRLHGFSRDFVLAIALVLLTLLPLGLRASAVVMMSIPLSLTIGVFFLKATGFSINQLSIVGFVLALGLLVDDSVVVVENITRHLREGKAPREAAIAATKQITLSVLGCTATLIFAFLPLLALPGGPGQFIRSMPVAIIFTIGASLLVSLTIVPFLSSRILVAEGEHGNIFLRAMTWAIEGTYRRALVKAVAFPKTTLVIAAALFVGSLGLVPRIGFSLFPKAGVPQFMVEVEAAEGASMPETDRAARFVEEVLARHPEVTKVATTIGKGHPQIYYNVAPRNEKANVADVFAELRTRGDGNTRLLEQIRLELREYAGARLDLKEFENGPPLDAPIAIRLLGSDPEALEKGAAQVEQILRSTDGTRDVRNPSRERRTDLRVHVDRDKAAVLGIAVADVDRAVRLAVGGIAAGKYREDGSEEAYDIRVTLTRDRDVVPAAAPGLGVLDRLYVATTKGMPLPLSQVATLALEPSPTKIRHYQKERSVTVTAYVREGFNTDRLTKQVLAHLEGPGAIQLPAGIRFMPAGEIESRQESFGGLGTAILIAVFGVLAVLVLEFRTFKSTLIVASVIPLGIIGGLVALYVSGNTLSFTANIGFVALMGIEVKNSILLVDFTNQLREEGVPIDEAIRRAGEARFVPILLTTLTAIGGLVPLILEHSSLYSPLAIVLLGGLLSSTFLARVVTPVLYKLLAPEIEVRSDVSTTSGASVEQPMRNGNQSPNPEVV
- a CDS encoding metallophosphoesterase, with translation MWPFLSLTQSLSLCSILALLGAVFLRVLHRAAWRRRGLRLAYVAVFAILLAAHAAWSVGLDWFVVSYWGAIVASVGLIVTGFGVASLPLAALVRVVFAFALLRKAPPAPSHAPLMSRRAFVGAATAMVPLGAMGTAAGGFSAAVTPTALRTIPVTFPKLRQLHPALEGFSILQLSDLHLGAARNVRDLERFFEGLTRRPDLIVFTGDIADDLNQLGPALHLAHQFRARCGVLASLGNHEYLHDVRRARAIFDASPVPLLVDTGTTLRVGGASLYVAGANDPVVIRTNIQPFLEGSIDRALGDAPSDAFRLLLSHRPEGFDPAARHGVDLTLSGHTHGGQIGFNGKSAFEPLWPDGYLWGAYRRGTSRLYTTSGFGDWFPFRIGCSTEAPLVVLTSERTSISGARSL
- a CDS encoding HAMP domain-containing histidine kinase, with the translated sequence MSDTGLLPRQRRRFSLRLRVMMAIMAAAVAPSLLVFAWSQVDRNVQGHMWGSVRDAAEAAVPLLENAPELERLAREYKVRLRVLDAQGSTLVDVDEDAPGDPGSHMEAFFLGAKDAPTLREFDEQLGPMMARAEVIEAKRSTEGKYVGCDYLPLVLCQAIYVTPHDGAHRIVHVQRSSNRAVLEVYALREHLFRLSLVVVFPMALALAFYMGSRVVRPIETLRRQALAKATAESPDAKLLPERRDEVGVLADAFNVLLMALEKKRADNEAFVADLVHEMKNPLAAVRAAADTLAEGADAQRAERLSRVLRESTSKLDRLVTQFLELARAEAGMPNEERSDVDLTALVRGLVESLRDDPRHAQVSFALKGEAANATPAMVRGVAHRLDALFGELLENAASFAGPGGQVVLAMAVTSTEIIVAIRDSGPGIAPEDRAKVFTRFFTTRGRQRGTGLGLSLVKAVAEAHGGRVAVLTPESGATFEVRLPRLA
- a CDS encoding response regulator transcription factor, with the protein product MPRILLVDDDEALLEVLTMAFADAGHSVTTAVDGLSGLDAVARDAPDAIVSDVNMPRLDGFALCRRLRAQGDPVPILLLTSRDNEIDEALGLELGADDYIAKPFSTRILLARVTALLRRDALRRGGLVESRALRDAVQVRVGELIIDAERIEAHFKGTLLSLTLTEFRMLEAFARKPGIVLSRDRLLEIVRGDDSVVVERIIDTYVRRLRRKLEAIDPGFDAIETVVGAGYRLRAPR